A genomic stretch from Chitinophaga lutea includes:
- a CDS encoding MraY family glycosyltransferase, with the protein MKHLYDEPDERKSHKSRIPTLGGLGFFAGFMLASAVCVPSQQAFPLQYLLAAFFVIFIVGIKDDLVGLSPMKKLVGQLVAAFAVIYLGNLQIRNMYGFFGMEELPYHFSLLLTYFTFIVVINAFNLIDGIDGLAGSIGLLVSAVLGAYFLYTNELLYAVMGFAMAAGLAAFLIYNITPARIFMGDTGSLLVGLVNAALIVKFIEVAGNPAGKMPIQSVPAIAFAILIIPLFDTLRVFAIRMSRGRSPFTADRHHIHHYMLALGLTHSQATLVAVLSNIGFIVLAFGLQDLGTTTLLCLIGGLALGATTVLFMLKKRKENEARAAILVPEPQEIPSESITKPKILRVNTESILQDK; encoded by the coding sequence TTGAAGCATCTTTATGACGAACCGGATGAGCGTAAATCTCACAAATCCCGCATCCCCACCCTGGGTGGCCTGGGTTTCTTTGCCGGCTTTATGCTGGCATCTGCTGTTTGTGTACCATCTCAGCAGGCATTTCCCCTGCAATACCTGCTGGCAGCATTTTTCGTGATCTTTATCGTGGGCATAAAAGATGACCTTGTTGGTCTTTCCCCGATGAAAAAGCTGGTAGGCCAGCTGGTAGCGGCTTTTGCCGTAATTTACCTCGGTAATTTGCAGATCAGGAACATGTATGGCTTTTTCGGGATGGAGGAGCTGCCTTATCACTTCAGCCTGTTGCTTACTTACTTTACCTTTATCGTAGTAATCAATGCATTCAACCTGATAGACGGTATCGATGGCCTTGCCGGGAGCATTGGGCTGCTCGTATCTGCCGTACTCGGCGCTTACTTCCTGTATACCAACGAGTTGTTGTATGCCGTGATGGGTTTTGCCATGGCGGCGGGCCTGGCTGCTTTCCTGATCTATAACATCACACCTGCCAGGATCTTCATGGGTGATACCGGTTCCTTGCTGGTTGGCCTGGTAAATGCCGCCCTCATTGTCAAATTCATTGAAGTAGCCGGTAACCCTGCGGGCAAAATGCCTATTCAGTCCGTACCGGCCATCGCCTTTGCCATACTGATCATTCCCCTGTTCGACACACTGCGTGTATTTGCCATCCGCATGTCGCGCGGGCGTTCTCCCTTTACGGCAGACAGGCACCATATTCACCACTATATGCTGGCATTGGGGCTTACACACAGCCAGGCTACTCTGGTAGCCGTTTTATCCAATATCGGGTTTATCGTGCTGGCATTCGGTCTCCAGGATCTGGGCACCACTACCCTGCTTTGCCTTATCGGCGGACTGGCGTTGGGCGCTACTACAGTGCTGTTCATGCTGAAAAAAAGGAAGGAAAACGAAGCCCGGGCTGCCATACTGGTTCCGGAGCCTCAGGAAATTCCCAGCGAAAGCATCACCAAACCCAAAATTCTCCGCGTAAACACCGAAAGCATATTGCAGGATAAATAA
- the frr gene encoding ribosome recycling factor, whose translation MQDELNLILDDAKDSMQKAISHLEVELTKIRAGKANPQIVDGIMVDYYGAPTALNQVANISVADARTLTIQPWEKNMLQPIERAIIASNIGLNPQNDGIIIRLFLPPLTEERRKELVKRVNGEGEHAKVAIRNIRRDAIEGIKKLQKDGLSEDTAKDAESDVQELTDRFIQMVDKHCVAKDKEIMAI comes from the coding sequence ATGCAAGACGAACTTAATTTAATTCTGGATGACGCGAAGGACTCTATGCAAAAGGCCATTTCGCATCTGGAGGTGGAATTAACAAAGATAAGGGCCGGCAAAGCCAACCCCCAGATCGTGGACGGTATTATGGTAGATTATTATGGCGCACCGACGGCACTCAACCAGGTAGCCAATATCAGCGTGGCTGATGCCCGTACCCTGACCATCCAGCCCTGGGAAAAGAATATGCTGCAACCCATCGAAAGGGCTATCATCGCTTCCAACATCGGGCTGAACCCCCAGAACGACGGTATCATCATCCGCCTGTTCCTGCCCCCCCTCACCGAAGAACGCCGTAAAGAACTGGTGAAAAGAGTGAATGGCGAAGGGGAACATGCAAAAGTGGCTATCCGCAACATCCGCCGCGATGCGATCGAAGGCATTAAGAAACTGCAGAAAGACGGCTTAAGTGAGGACACCGCCAAAGACGCAGAGTCCGACGTGCAGGAACTGACCGACCGCTTTATTCAGATGGTGGATAAACATTGCGTCGCAAAAGATAAAGAAATCATGGCCATTTAA